From a single Anabas testudineus chromosome 5, fAnaTes1.2, whole genome shotgun sequence genomic region:
- the LOC113153951 gene encoding uncharacterized protein LOC113153951 produces MFQTFANLWNSLTMDNPAEDTEEEMDTSDYQPSSSSYTQASGSSSQEEETLVTLSVKWSASHRSQKLKFQLEQILQTWFNRRKPDTDCSVVKTLGDESFLIKIKPAPAMKDLQELNGQTLTHKDGKTVIIMSISLTPPQLETQIPAPALKNLPPSSLSQPQDASGSSSQEEEPLITLSVKWSASHRPQKLKFQLELLLQTWFNRRKPDTDCSVVKTLRDESFVIKIRPAPALKDLQELNGQTLTHKDIKTVTIMSISLTPPQLETQTPEPALKNLPPSALSQPQDASGSSSQEEETLVTLSVKWSESLQPQKLRVKLELLLQTWFSRRKPARDCSVVKTLGDESFVIKIKPAPALKDLQELNGQTLTHKDIERVTIRSISLTPPQLETQIPAPALKNIPPSSLSQPQDQQMRQLGQNGFSSAAAAVSTAREETSTKELQELNRQTSNDWKPVTVMSMSASQPQQKTHIPEGALLTLAPSSMSEQQDVLMNVVEQSTAAAAVSTAGEETCTCPVPVGHFWYMNNIYKEEIKNIEKKNGVKIMAEVMLTFEPDQKNGDPQKALSEFTDLAQKCIGETNGSTVPLKFVDPDAWSDTLRVIQRSENKVLVTLTSEEMTICGPSQRQEAICQSINATQKFKNTNNSAGETSFGSQDTSPKISMNINDPLARAGLGIEKSLWNLITDSFSENIDMIKRKFGVEFKVSESASDGKVSVRASYRGLGGNESMESHAVRALLRLCQKVITSPMNFVQPPGASGVSLSPANWRSDDQSEGASSGQSGYSKRSSETLTGEDNKDDKCPICIDTFTNKKRLKCKHEFCDECLKQAEKSLGPICPVCKDVFGVVEGDQPDGKMSVRTEYFSLPGYSYCQTIVITYDIPSGRQTEKHPKPGQPYHGISRSAYLPDNKEGREVLQLLRKAFDQKLIFTVGTSRTTGLENQVTWNDIHHKTSTSGGPQGFGYPDPDYLSRVREELKAKGIK; encoded by the exons ATGTTTCAGACATTTGCGAACCTCTGGAACAGTCTGACAATGGACAACCCTGCcgaggacacagaggaggaaatggacACT TCTGATTATCAACCATCTTCTTCTAGTTATACTCAG gccTCAGGGAGTTCATCACAGGAAGAAGAAACTCTAGTTACTCTCTCAGTGAAGTGGTCAGCATCTCATCGATCACAGAAATTAAAATTCCAACTAGAGCAGATTCTTCAGACATGGTTCAACAGAAGGAAACCTGACACAGACTGTTCAGTTGTCAAGACATTAGGAGATGAGAGTTTTTTGATAAAGATCAAACCTGCTCCAG cCATGAAGGATCTTCAGGAACTGAATGGACAAACACTGACCCACAAAGATGGCAAAACAGTCATAATAATGTCCATTAGCCTGACACCACCACAGCTGGAGACCCAAATACCAGCGCCTGCATTAAAGAACCTTCCTCCTTCATCCTTATCACAGCCACAGGAT GCTTCAGGGAGTTCATCACAGGAAGAAGAACCTCTAATTACTCTCTCAGTGAAGTGGTCAGCATCTCATCGACCACAGAAATTAAAATTCCAACTAGAGCTGCTTCTTCAGACATGGTTCAACAGAAGGAAACCTGACACAGACTGTTCAGTTGTCAAGACATTAAGAGATGAGAGTTTTGTGATAAAGATCAGACCTGCTCCAG cACTGAAGGATCTTCAGGAACTGAATGGACAAACACTGACCCACAAAGACATCAAGACAGTCACAATAATGTCCATTTCCCTGACACCACCACAGCTGGAGACACAAACACCAGAGCCTGCATTGAAGAACCTTCCTCCTTCAGCCTTATCACAGCCACAGGAT GCCTCAGGGAGTTCATCACAGGAAGAAGAAACTCTAGTTACTCTATCAGTGAAGTGGTCAGAATCTCTTCAACCTCAGAAATTAAGAGTTAAACTAGAGCTGCTTCTTCAGACATGGTTCAGCAGAAGGAAACCTGCCAGGGACTGTTCAGTTGTCAAGACATTAGGAGATGAGAGTTTTGTGATAAAGATCAAACCTGCTCCAG ccCTGAAGGATCTTCAGGAACTGAATGGACAAACACTGACCCACAAAGACATCGAAAGAGTCACAATAAGGTCCATTAGCCTGACACCACCACAGCTGGAGACACAAATACCAGCGCCTGCTTTAAAGAACATTCCTCCTTCATCCTTATCACAGCCACAGGAT caGCAAATGCGTCAGCTGGGACAAAATGGAttcagcagtgcagcagcagcagtttccaCAGCTAGAGAAGAGACAT ccACAAAGGAGCTTCAGGAACTGAAcagacaaaccagcaatgattGGAAACCAGTCACAGTAATGTCTATGAGTGCATCACAACCACAGCAGAAGACACACATACCAGAGGGTGCTTTATTGACCCTTGCACCTTCATCCATGTCAGAACAACAAGAT GTGCTAATGAATGTGGTGGAACaaagcactgcagcagcagcagtatccACAGCTGGAGAGGAGACATGTACTTGTCCTGTCCCAGTTGGTCATTTCTGGTATATGAACAACATCTACAAAGAGGAAATCAAAAATATAGAGAAAAAGAATGGAGTTAAAATCATGGCAGAGGTGATGCTGACATTTGAACCAGACCAGAAAAATGGAGACCCACAAAAAGCTCTCTCTGAGTTCACAGACCTTGCACAGAAATGCATTGGAGAAACCAACGGCTCAACCGTTCCTCTTAAGTTTGTAGATCCAGACGCATGGAGCGACACACTCAGAGTCATTCAGAGAAGTGAGAATAAAGTTTTGGTTACTCTGACTTCTGAAGAAATGACCATATGTGGGCCAAGCCAACGCCAAGAAGCCATTTGTCAGTCCATAAATGCAACACAGAAATTCAAAAACACCAACAACTCTGCTGGTGAGACTTCGTTTGGATCTCAGGACACATCACCTAAGATAAGCATGAACATCAACGACCCTCTCGCCCGTGCAGGACTGGGAATTGAAAAGAGCCTCTGGAACCTGATAACTGACTCCTTCAGTGAGAACATAGATATGATCAAACGTAAGTTTGGTGTGGAGTTCAAGGTTTCAGAATCAGCTAGTGATGGCAAAGTCAGTGTCAGGGCTTCCTACAGGGGATTAGGAGGAAACGAGTCGATGGAGAGCCATGCTGTCAGAGCTCTTCTCCGTCTATGTCAGAAGGTCATAACGTCACCGATGAACTTTGTCCAACCCCCAGGTGCCAGTGGGGTCAGTCTGTCACCAGCAAATTGGAGGAGCGATGACCAGTCAGAGGGGGCCTCCAGTGGACAGTCAGGTTACAGCAAGCGTAGCAGTGAAACCCTCACAGGAGAAGACAATAAAGACGACAAGTGCCCTATATGCATAGATACATTTACTAATAAGAAACGTCTCAAGTGTAAACATGAATTTTGTGATGAATGCCTgaaacaagcagagaaaagcTTGGGACCCATCTGTCCAGTCTGCAAAGATGTCTTTGGTGTTGTAGAGGGAGACCAGCCAGATGGAAAAATGTCAGTCAGGACAGAATACTTTTCCCTCCCTGGATACTCATACTGCCAAACTATAGTCATCACCTATGATATACCAAGTGGAAGGCAGACG GAAAAACATCCAAAACCAGGACAACCCTATCATGGTATTAGCAGATCAGCATATCTTCCAGACAACAAAGAAGGCAGAGAAGTACTGCAACTGCTGAGAAAAGCATTTGACCAGAAGCTTATTTTCACTGTTGGGACGTCCAGAACAACAGGGCTGGAGAACCAGGTGACCTGGAATGACATTCACCACAAGACATCAACTTCTGGAGGACCACAGGG TTTTGGGTATCCTGATCCCGACTACCTGAGCAGAGTCAGAGAGGAGCTGAAGGCTAAAGGCATCAAGTGA